One stretch of Segatella copri DNA includes these proteins:
- a CDS encoding SusC/RagA family TonB-linked outer membrane protein, producing MCSALGMYAPEVQASNGEANSLIATSVQQTKKVTGNISDSMGPLIGATIKEKGTGNGVVTDLDGNFSINVKPGATLVISYVGYNTKEIVVGNQTNIKVSMEEEGHSLNDVVVIGYGTQRKEAVTGSVANVTGSLVREVPGADITNALQGRIAGVQMAQTSSKPGASMQIRIRGTRSLTASNDPLIVLDGIPFAGSISDIDPNNIKSMDILKDASATAIYGSRGANGVIIITTYKGYQEQRPTVTYNGYIGAKTLFHRYPMMNAEQFTKLRQYANKFQNGPDEKYWGEDGAVDMDWQDELFKTGITTNHDIGVSGGSSKGSYNFGLSYYRDEAVIPTQNFNRYAMHAAIDQEIGKYVKIGFSTNSNYSITNNSDLGLYNTLSATPIANPYNEDGSLKTRIRMSSDDQWVYTKNTIENLGDSHKDQTKAYGTYNNFYGEVKIPHVDGLKYRINLGLNYRSSEYGNFVGQGVFSDKDNADSHATSRYQRTTNWAIENMLTYDKTWGKHTINAVALYSAEQTNYRQTYMYGLDIPNDKFQFYNIGYAKTVTVDPANQAYYKSGLESVMGRVMYNYDNKYMASVAFRSDGSSRLAKGHQWHTYPAVSLGWNISRENFMKDITWLESLKLRVGYGETSNQSVNPYSTLGALSTRAYNFGSDPNGYAVGMYVSSLPNSELGWEYSKTWNYGIDFSLFGGRLSGTAEYYVQNTEDLLMSVNLPSTSGVSSYMANVGKTRNKGFELSLNGTIIDNKNGWTWDAGVNFYTNKNELVELASGATRDESNWWFVGKPINVIYDYEKIGIWQTDEEDIRKVAEPGGNAGMIKIKYNGDYNADGTPTRPYGEADRQIMKVDPDWEGGFNTRVAYKNWDLSVVASYRHGGTLISTIYGSQGYLNMLTGRRNNIDVNYWTEDNPTNDYPKPGGIESSNNPKYGNSLGYFSGSYLKIRTITLGYNFNQPWLKKCGISKARVYATVQNPFVLFSPYHDESGMDPETNSYGNENQAVTSFYKSNLLVVGFNTPSTRNWLLGLNITF from the coding sequence ATGTGTTCCGCACTTGGAATGTATGCTCCAGAGGTACAAGCTAGCAATGGAGAAGCAAATTCTCTAATAGCAACTTCAGTACAACAAACAAAAAAGGTTACAGGTAATATCAGCGACTCTATGGGTCCGCTGATTGGTGCAACAATCAAAGAGAAAGGAACAGGTAACGGTGTAGTAACCGACCTGGATGGTAATTTCTCTATTAATGTAAAGCCTGGTGCTACGCTCGTGATTTCTTATGTTGGTTACAACACCAAGGAAATTGTAGTAGGCAATCAGACAAACATTAAGGTTTCAATGGAGGAAGAAGGTCATAGCCTCAACGATGTTGTCGTTATCGGTTATGGTACCCAACGTAAGGAAGCTGTAACAGGATCAGTAGCTAACGTTACTGGTTCATTGGTACGTGAGGTTCCTGGTGCAGACATCACCAACGCCCTCCAGGGACGTATCGCAGGTGTACAGATGGCTCAGACTTCATCTAAGCCTGGCGCATCCATGCAGATTCGTATCCGTGGTACACGTTCCCTGACTGCCAGCAATGACCCATTGATCGTACTCGATGGTATTCCATTCGCAGGTAGTATCAGCGACATCGACCCTAACAACATCAAGAGCATGGACATCTTGAAGGATGCCTCTGCTACTGCAATCTACGGTTCTCGTGGTGCCAACGGTGTCATCATCATCACTACTTATAAAGGTTATCAGGAACAGCGCCCTACTGTAACTTATAATGGTTACATCGGTGCCAAGACTCTCTTCCATCGTTATCCGATGATGAACGCAGAACAGTTCACCAAACTCCGTCAGTATGCCAACAAGTTCCAGAACGGTCCTGATGAAAAATATTGGGGTGAAGATGGTGCTGTGGATATGGATTGGCAGGACGAATTGTTCAAGACGGGTATCACAACCAACCATGACATTGGAGTATCTGGCGGTTCTTCTAAAGGAAGCTATAACTTCGGACTCTCATACTATCGTGATGAAGCTGTTATCCCAACACAGAACTTCAACCGTTATGCCATGCACGCAGCCATCGATCAAGAAATCGGTAAATATGTGAAGATTGGTTTCAGCACCAACAGCAACTACAGTATCACCAATAATAGCGACCTAGGTCTCTACAATACATTGAGTGCAACTCCTATCGCTAACCCATATAATGAAGATGGTTCTTTAAAGACACGCATCCGCATGTCTAGTGATGACCAGTGGGTTTATACCAAGAATACCATCGAGAATCTTGGCGACAGCCACAAGGACCAGACAAAGGCATACGGTACTTACAACAACTTCTATGGTGAAGTAAAGATTCCTCATGTAGATGGATTGAAGTATCGCATCAACCTCGGTTTGAACTATCGTTCCAGCGAATATGGTAATTTCGTAGGCCAGGGGGTATTCTCAGACAAGGATAATGCAGACTCTCATGCCACTTCCCGCTACCAGCGCACAACCAACTGGGCTATCGAGAATATGCTGACATACGACAAGACATGGGGCAAGCATACTATCAATGCGGTAGCACTTTACTCAGCTGAGCAGACCAACTATCGCCAGACCTATATGTATGGACTCGACATTCCTAACGACAAGTTCCAGTTCTATAACATCGGTTATGCCAAGACAGTCACAGTAGATCCTGCAAACCAGGCTTATTACAAGAGTGGTCTTGAGTCTGTAATGGGTCGTGTGATGTACAACTACGACAACAAGTATATGGCAAGCGTAGCCTTCCGTTCAGATGGTTCTTCCCGTCTGGCAAAGGGACACCAGTGGCATACTTATCCTGCCGTATCTCTCGGTTGGAATATCTCTCGTGAAAACTTCATGAAGGATATTACTTGGCTGGAAAGCTTAAAACTCCGTGTGGGTTATGGTGAGACATCTAACCAGTCAGTAAACCCATATTCAACCCTCGGTGCATTAAGCACACGTGCCTACAACTTCGGTAGCGACCCTAATGGTTATGCGGTAGGTATGTACGTTTCTTCTCTTCCTAACTCAGAACTCGGCTGGGAATATTCCAAGACTTGGAACTATGGTATCGACTTCTCTCTCTTCGGTGGTCGTTTGAGCGGTACTGCAGAGTACTATGTTCAGAATACAGAAGACTTGCTGATGAGCGTTAACTTGCCATCAACATCCGGCGTAAGCAGCTATATGGCAAATGTAGGTAAGACCCGCAACAAGGGTTTCGAGCTTTCTCTGAACGGAACCATCATCGACAATAAGAATGGATGGACATGGGATGCCGGTGTAAATTTCTATACCAATAAGAATGAATTGGTAGAATTGGCTTCAGGAGCAACACGTGACGAAAGTAACTGGTGGTTCGTTGGCAAACCAATCAACGTCATCTACGACTATGAGAAGATTGGTATCTGGCAGACCGACGAGGAAGACATCCGCAAGGTTGCAGAACCTGGTGGTAACGCTGGTATGATCAAGATTAAGTACAATGGTGACTATAATGCAGATGGCACTCCAACCCGTCCATATGGTGAGGCTGACCGTCAGATCATGAAGGTAGACCCAGACTGGGAAGGTGGTTTCAATACCCGTGTAGCTTACAAGAACTGGGATCTCTCAGTAGTAGCTTCATACCGTCATGGTGGTACATTGATCAGCACCATCTACGGTTCACAGGGTTACCTGAACATGCTGACCGGTCGTCGTAACAACATTGATGTAAACTATTGGACAGAGGACAATCCTACAAATGATTATCCAAAGCCAGGTGGTATCGAAAGCAGTAACAACCCTAAGTATGGTAATTCACTGGGTTACTTCAGTGGTTCTTATCTCAAGATTCGTACCATCACATTGGGTTACAACTTCAATCAGCCATGGCTCAAGAAATGTGGTATCAGCAAGGCTCGCGTTTATGCAACCGTACAGAATCCATTCGTACTCTTCTCTCCATACCATGATGAATCAGGCATGGACCCAGAGACCAACTCATACGGTAACGAGAATCAGGCTGTAACCTCATTCTACAAGTCAAACTTGCTCGTAGTAGGTTTCAACACACCTTCTACCCGCAACTGGTTGCTCGGATTAAACATAACCTTCTAA
- a CDS encoding RagB/SusD family nutrient uptake outer membrane protein — protein sequence MKIRSYILAAGLLASGLAFTGCSSVLEETDRQGYTPEYFKTEKGVQAGITSLYANLRYYWGNGYWLIATEEGTDEYTYGHGGNGNDYPIDMTEQILNPSNCRADVLWNVAFSDINTASGVIENGSTAGITESLLSEARFFRAFDYFELVQTFGGVPLDLGAGELKFNINATRTSTRNTVPEVYTKAVFPDLKIAIEQLPDAGRVTGGVTKTAARLVLAKAYLTYGWWLQNPNNIPTYPTCDRQDPDGHDAAWYFQQAYNIAVEAINNPAGFGLQKSFYMVNVGTNDRNNEILLYADHNESNNYYDGGTNFDWAGGNAPGNFARWMCRWDYTFLETSKNATTWDAFRSVQREAVQGKDRPWKQMATPIEVMTKTFAEKKMDSRFDGTFAYQFRSNWDKSGAISGTAYNANNLPVNAQDSILTFIDDSEAAGIVYPQEGVQNAAGDGKKGAGYSNVGAGVLPGRADWVIAASGISRYAWLNNWKNGIYRSDNGNALGKPNGDSPRPYPVLKFSELYFIAAEAAVKGATTTGNWTARNLINEIRGRAGVWTYDNNRQREKVADYSQQMKDATPQNITIEYILAERSREFFGEGYRWWDLVRTQTWKQIAGTYTICGLTAGDHTPKTWERVLITPEKYLRPIPQGQIDALQMSAEEKAAYQNPSYTE from the coding sequence ATGAAAATTCGCAGTTATATATTAGCAGCAGGACTTCTTGCATCTGGCCTTGCATTTACAGGTTGCTCTAGTGTGCTCGAAGAAACCGACCGTCAGGGATATACCCCTGAATATTTTAAGACAGAAAAAGGTGTACAGGCAGGTATCACATCACTCTATGCCAACCTTCGCTATTATTGGGGCAATGGTTATTGGCTCATAGCTACAGAGGAAGGCACCGATGAGTATACCTACGGACATGGTGGTAACGGAAACGATTACCCTATCGATATGACAGAGCAGATTCTGAATCCAAGCAACTGTCGAGCAGATGTTTTATGGAACGTAGCCTTCTCTGATATCAATACCGCAAGTGGTGTAATTGAGAATGGTTCTACTGCAGGCATTACTGAAAGTCTTTTGTCAGAAGCTCGCTTCTTCCGTGCATTCGACTACTTCGAGTTGGTTCAGACCTTCGGTGGTGTTCCATTGGATTTAGGTGCCGGTGAGTTGAAGTTCAACATCAATGCTACCCGTACTTCTACCCGTAACACAGTACCAGAAGTTTATACCAAGGCGGTATTTCCTGACTTGAAGATTGCCATCGAACAGCTTCCTGACGCAGGTCGTGTCACAGGTGGTGTCACCAAGACCGCAGCTCGTCTGGTACTGGCTAAGGCTTATCTGACATACGGATGGTGGTTGCAGAATCCAAACAACATTCCAACCTACCCTACCTGCGACCGCCAAGACCCAGATGGTCATGATGCAGCATGGTACTTCCAGCAGGCATACAATATTGCAGTAGAAGCCATCAACAATCCTGCTGGATTTGGTTTGCAGAAATCATTCTATATGGTTAACGTGGGTACAAACGACCGCAACAACGAGATTTTGCTCTATGCAGACCACAACGAGTCTAACAACTACTATGATGGTGGTACCAACTTCGACTGGGCAGGTGGTAATGCGCCTGGTAACTTCGCCCGTTGGATGTGCCGTTGGGACTATACCTTCCTGGAGACATCCAAGAATGCCACAACATGGGATGCATTCCGTTCTGTACAGCGTGAAGCTGTGCAGGGAAAGGACCGTCCTTGGAAGCAGATGGCTACTCCTATCGAGGTAATGACCAAGACCTTCGCTGAGAAGAAGATGGACTCTCGTTTCGACGGAACATTTGCTTATCAGTTCCGCAGCAACTGGGATAAGTCTGGTGCTATTTCAGGCACAGCATATAATGCCAACAACCTGCCTGTAAATGCACAGGACTCTATCCTTACCTTCATCGACGACAGTGAAGCTGCAGGCATCGTTTATCCACAGGAAGGTGTACAGAATGCAGCTGGTGATGGTAAAAAGGGAGCTGGCTACAGCAATGTAGGCGCAGGTGTGCTTCCTGGTCGTGCCGACTGGGTGATTGCAGCAAGTGGTATCAGTCGCTATGCATGGTTGAACAACTGGAAGAATGGTATCTACCGTTCAGACAATGGCAACGCATTGGGTAAGCCAAATGGTGACAGCCCACGTCCATACCCTGTATTGAAGTTCTCTGAACTCTACTTCATCGCTGCCGAGGCTGCAGTAAAGGGTGCAACAACAACTGGCAACTGGACCGCTCGCAATCTGATCAATGAGATTCGTGGTCGTGCCGGTGTCTGGACATACGACAACAACCGTCAGCGCGAGAAGGTGGCAGACTACAGTCAGCAGATGAAGGATGCTACACCTCAGAATATCACCATCGAGTATATTCTGGCAGAGCGTTCACGCGAGTTCTTCGGTGAAGGTTACCGTTGGTGGGATCTCGTCCGCACCCAAACATGGAAGCAGATTGCAGGAACCTATACCATCTGCGGTCTTACTGCAGGCGATCATACTCCTAAGACTTGGGAACGTGTGCTCATCACTCCAGAGAAGTATCTCCGTCCTATTCCACAGGGACAGATTGATGCGCTCCAGATGTCTGCTGAGGAAAAAGCAGCTTATCAGAACCCAAGCTATACAGAATAA
- a CDS encoding SusC/RagA family TonB-linked outer membrane protein produces MEKRLMTFIACLFLSLGMALAQTQVSGTITSSEDGSPVIGASIKVAGTNTGTVTDVDGNFSLNAPANAKLEISYIGMIGKTVKAGKNMKIVLDPDNHALDEVMVVAFGTAKKSAFTGSAAVVGSEELSKKISTNVTDALVGSVPGLQLRGTSGQPGSDNNGVNIRGIASMYAATAPLVIVDGAPYPGNLSSIPTEDIESVTVLKDAASAALYGARGAAGVILITTKSGKNKDAEVTVDMKWGSNSRAIPEYDVIRDPGQYYEAYYMQYNNYALSRGMDATSANAWANKTMLNQLVYNCYTLPDGESLIGTDGKLNPNATLGRTITANGQTLYLTPDNWADAAYKNSFRQEYNISVRGALDRGSFYASLGYLDDNGVIENSSYKRYSGRIKADYQAKKWLKLAANAQFVHSDTEQNPNLSSTTGSSGNMFYFVSRIAPIYPLYIRGVDESGNPYILTDQYGHKRYDYGTPANGYGMTRPYMATGNPIAANQYNKWKQGMNQINANIAADISFTDWLKLNLSSTVTYDVFDLHDYLNSFEGPNAGANGSLKKSNTANLRTNNVQTLTFLKQFGKHNVDALLGHEYYRQNVKYLEGNARYEFSPYIQELYAYANPYSNTSYQTDYNVEGYFGRAQYNYDEKYFASASYRRDGSSYFAKSHRWGNFWSLGAAWIISKESWFNAPWVDNLKLKVSYGQQGNDNIGSFAYTNLYTLTIAGTTTISPSFYRVGNEDITWETTNNFNVGVEFSLFKNRLSGNIDFYSKKTSDLLFWLSIPESNGSRGYYGNVGDIRNNGIEFALTGSIIRTRDLDWSVSLNMSHNSTKVLKLPESKTKDYGGFSEANPTRTFQYWYREGGPLYNAFLPKYAGVSEDGQALYWVDDELQEANAGTRPGKNMSSTTTDYSKATYYEMGSLLPKVFGGFSTNFSFKGFDASLIFDFQLGGKVYDSGYAVLMDNAYSAGRGLGLHKDIFKSWSADNTSSNIPRYQYGDQYVASRSDRFLESASYLNFQSFSVGYTFPKGMIPLLSKLRVYVMGENLCFWSARKGLDPRFSYDGSSSYGSYSPTRNISGGIQVTF; encoded by the coding sequence ATGGAAAAAAGACTCATGACGTTTATTGCCTGCCTCTTCCTTAGTTTAGGAATGGCGTTGGCGCAAACTCAAGTTTCCGGTACTATTACCTCTTCTGAGGATGGAAGCCCAGTTATTGGTGCCTCTATCAAAGTAGCAGGTACCAATACCGGTACAGTTACCGATGTTGATGGTAACTTCTCATTGAATGCTCCTGCAAATGCTAAGTTGGAGATTTCTTACATCGGTATGATTGGTAAGACTGTAAAGGCTGGCAAGAACATGAAAATTGTTCTTGACCCAGACAATCATGCATTGGATGAAGTCATGGTTGTTGCTTTCGGTACTGCTAAGAAGAGTGCATTTACCGGTTCTGCAGCCGTGGTAGGTTCTGAGGAACTTTCTAAGAAGATTTCAACTAACGTAACTGATGCTTTGGTTGGTTCTGTGCCTGGCTTGCAGTTGCGTGGTACTTCTGGTCAGCCTGGTTCTGACAACAACGGCGTCAACATCCGTGGTATTGCCTCTATGTATGCAGCAACAGCACCTTTGGTTATTGTTGATGGTGCTCCTTATCCAGGTAACCTTTCTTCAATTCCAACTGAAGATATCGAGTCTGTAACCGTATTGAAAGATGCTGCATCTGCTGCACTTTATGGTGCTCGTGGTGCTGCTGGTGTTATCCTGATTACAACAAAGAGTGGTAAGAACAAGGACGCAGAGGTTACTGTTGACATGAAGTGGGGTTCCAACTCACGTGCTATCCCAGAATATGATGTTATCCGTGATCCAGGTCAGTATTATGAGGCTTATTATATGCAGTATAATAATTATGCATTGTCAAGAGGTATGGATGCAACTTCTGCAAATGCTTGGGCTAACAAAACGATGCTTAATCAGTTGGTATACAATTGCTACACCTTGCCAGACGGAGAGTCTTTAATTGGCACTGACGGCAAGTTGAATCCCAATGCAACTCTTGGCAGAACCATTACCGCAAACGGGCAGACTCTTTATTTGACACCAGACAACTGGGCTGATGCTGCTTACAAAAATTCGTTCCGCCAGGAATATAACATCAGTGTAAGGGGAGCTTTGGATCGTGGCTCTTTCTATGCTAGTTTAGGCTACTTGGATGACAATGGTGTTATCGAAAACTCTAGTTACAAGCGTTATAGTGGACGTATCAAGGCAGACTATCAGGCAAAGAAATGGTTGAAACTTGCTGCCAACGCTCAGTTCGTTCATTCAGACACAGAGCAGAACCCTAACTTGAGTTCTACTACAGGTAGCTCAGGTAACATGTTCTACTTTGTATCACGTATTGCTCCAATTTATCCTCTTTACATTCGTGGTGTCGATGAGAGTGGTAATCCTTACATTCTCACAGACCAATACGGTCACAAGAGATATGATTACGGTACTCCAGCTAATGGTTATGGTATGACTCGTCCATACATGGCTACTGGCAACCCTATTGCAGCCAACCAGTACAACAAGTGGAAGCAAGGTATGAACCAGATCAACGCCAACATTGCTGCGGACATCAGTTTTACAGATTGGTTGAAGTTGAATCTGTCTAGCACCGTAACATACGATGTGTTTGATTTGCACGACTATTTGAACTCTTTCGAGGGTCCTAATGCTGGTGCAAATGGTTCTTTGAAAAAGAGCAATACAGCGAACTTGAGAACAAACAATGTCCAGACATTGACATTCCTCAAGCAGTTTGGCAAGCACAATGTTGATGCATTGCTCGGACATGAATACTATCGTCAGAATGTGAAGTATCTTGAAGGTAATGCTCGTTATGAGTTCTCTCCATATATTCAGGAACTCTATGCGTATGCCAATCCTTATAGCAACACCTCATACCAAACCGACTACAACGTAGAAGGTTACTTCGGTCGTGCACAGTACAACTACGATGAGAAGTACTTCGCTTCTGCCTCTTATCGTCGAGACGGTTCTTCCTACTTTGCAAAGTCACATCGTTGGGGTAATTTCTGGTCTCTTGGTGCCGCTTGGATTATCAGCAAGGAAAGTTGGTTTAACGCTCCTTGGGTAGATAACTTGAAGTTGAAAGTATCTTACGGTCAGCAAGGTAATGATAACATTGGTAGCTTTGCTTATACCAATCTTTACACACTTACCATTGCAGGTACAACAACTATTTCTCCTTCATTCTACAGAGTAGGTAATGAAGATATCACATGGGAGACGACCAACAACTTCAACGTAGGTGTAGAGTTCTCGCTCTTCAAGAATAGACTGAGCGGTAACATCGACTTCTACTCCAAGAAGACATCCGACTTGCTTTTCTGGCTGTCTATTCCAGAGTCAAATGGTTCTCGTGGTTACTATGGCAACGTAGGCGACATTCGAAACAACGGTATTGAATTTGCCTTGACTGGTTCTATCATTCGCACACGTGATTTAGATTGGTCTGTAAGTTTGAATATGTCTCATAACTCTACCAAGGTTCTCAAATTGCCTGAGTCAAAGACAAAGGATTATGGCGGATTCTCTGAGGCAAACCCAACAAGAACATTCCAATATTGGTATCGTGAGGGCGGTCCGCTTTATAACGCTTTCTTACCTAAATATGCTGGCGTAAGCGAAGATGGTCAAGCTCTTTACTGGGTTGACGACGAGTTGCAGGAAGCAAATGCAGGAACACGCCCTGGTAAGAATATGAGTTCTACCACAACAGATTACTCTAAGGCTACCTATTATGAGATGGGTTCATTGCTGCCAAAGGTATTTGGAGGTTTCAGTACAAACTTTAGCTTCAAAGGATTTGATGCTTCCTTGATTTTCGACTTCCAGCTTGGTGGTAAGGTATATGATAGTGGTTACGCAGTTCTTATGGATAATGCATACAGTGCAGGTAGAGGATTGGGACTCCACAAAGATATCTTCAAGTCTTGGAGCGCAGACAATACTTCATCCAATATTCCTCGCTATCAGTATGGTGACCAGTATGTGGCATCACGCAGTGACAGATTCTTGGAAAGTGCAAGTTATCTCAACTTCCAATCATTTTCTGTAGGTTATACCTTCCCTAAAGGTATGATTCCACTGTTGTCTAAGCTTCGTGTTTATGTAATGGGCGAGAACCTCTGCTTCTGGTCTGCTCGTAAGGGTCTTGATCCTCGTTTCTCATACGATGGCTCAAGCAGCTACGGTTCTTACTCTCCAACTCGTAACATTTCTGGTGGCATCCAGGTTACATTCTAA
- a CDS encoding AAA family ATPase: MKENIIGREQEIGKLENYISSRKSEFIAIYGRRRVGKTFLVKELFENRFTFRITGKDNVTTKEQLASFSFALNDQLGIETDASNWPEAFRLLQKALEKMPEGTKIIFFDELPWFDTYASHFISALEHFWNDWASYRSDIKLIACGSATTWMLNQVINSRGGLHNRITHNILLSPFKLHEVEEYFKAQGFYYERPEIIECYMAMGGVAYYLSLFENNKSVAQNIQQLCFTRGGELTEEFDRLFSSLFKKADNHLTIVKALKSKGKGMTRQDLLDATGLANNGRFSQILKELEQCDFIRSYTPFGKSKKDMMYQLIDPFCLFYFKFMHNKGAFLDNYWVKMQTTAEYESWCGHAFEIVCLHHINEIIRALGIDGSINTPCSWSYRPTAKVMADEEADEDLKRGTQIDLLIDRSDKSISICEMKYCNGEYEISKAYDAHLAHRLKVFKKVTKTTKTLIPTFVTPHGLYNNMYARKINRQVTGDDLF; the protein is encoded by the coding sequence ATGAAGGAGAATATTATAGGCAGAGAACAAGAGATTGGAAAGCTTGAGAACTATATTTCAAGCCGCAAATCAGAATTTATAGCCATCTATGGCAGACGCCGTGTAGGCAAGACTTTTCTTGTAAAAGAACTGTTCGAAAACAGATTTACATTCCGCATTACAGGCAAAGACAATGTTACAACCAAGGAGCAACTTGCGAGTTTCAGCTTCGCACTCAACGACCAGTTAGGCATAGAAACTGATGCTTCTAATTGGCCGGAAGCATTCCGGCTTCTGCAGAAAGCATTGGAAAAAATGCCAGAAGGAACAAAAATCATCTTCTTCGATGAACTTCCCTGGTTCGACACGTATGCCTCCCACTTCATCAGTGCACTGGAACATTTCTGGAACGACTGGGCATCATACCGCAGCGACATCAAACTGATAGCCTGTGGAAGTGCTACCACCTGGATGCTCAACCAGGTTATCAATTCACGGGGAGGGCTCCATAATCGCATTACTCACAACATTCTGCTCTCTCCCTTCAAGCTGCATGAAGTAGAAGAGTATTTCAAAGCACAGGGTTTTTATTATGAGCGCCCGGAAATCATTGAGTGCTATATGGCAATGGGCGGTGTAGCTTATTACCTGTCTCTTTTCGAAAACAACAAAAGTGTGGCACAGAATATCCAGCAGCTTTGCTTCACCCGTGGCGGCGAACTCACCGAAGAGTTTGACCGTCTGTTCAGTTCGCTCTTCAAGAAAGCCGACAACCATCTTACCATAGTTAAAGCCCTGAAAAGCAAAGGCAAAGGAATGACCCGACAAGACCTGCTGGACGCCACGGGACTGGCAAACAACGGAAGGTTCAGCCAGATACTCAAAGAACTTGAGCAATGTGATTTCATCCGCAGTTATACTCCTTTCGGCAAGTCGAAGAAAGATATGATGTATCAGCTCATAGATCCTTTCTGCCTGTTTTATTTCAAATTCATGCATAATAAGGGGGCATTCCTCGACAACTATTGGGTCAAGATGCAAACCACTGCAGAGTATGAATCATGGTGCGGTCATGCCTTTGAAATCGTATGCCTTCACCACATCAACGAAATTATCAGAGCTTTGGGCATAGATGGCAGCATCAATACCCCTTGTTCATGGTCTTACCGACCTACTGCCAAAGTTATGGCAGACGAGGAGGCAGACGAAGACCTGAAACGTGGAACACAGATTGACCTGCTGATAGACCGCTCGGATAAATCCATCTCTATCTGCGAGATGAAATATTGCAATGGGGAATATGAAATCAGCAAGGCATACGATGCCCATCTGGCACACCGCCTGAAGGTTTTCAAGAAAGTGACGAAGACCACCAAGACGCTCATACCAACTTTTGTCACCCCTCATGGACTGTATAATAATATGTATGCAAGAAAGATCAACAGACAGGTAACAGGAGACGACTTGTTTTGA